CTTAAAAAGTAACCATGAAAGATTTATTACAACAATTTGAAAATAAACAACCAGAAATTGTATTTAACTGGAAAGATAGTGAAACAGAAGCAGAAGGATGGACGGTAATTAACTCATTAAGAGGTGGCGCAGCTGGTGGTGGCACAAGGATGCGTAAAGGACTTGATATGAATGAAGTTTTGTCTTTAGCTAAAACAATGGAGGTTAAGTTTTCTGTTTCTGGACCAGCAATTGGCGGTGCCAAATCAGGAATTAATTTTGACCCTAGTGACCCAAGGAAAAAAGGTGTTTTACAACGGTGGTATCATGCTGTTTCTCCATTGCTGAAAAGTTATTATGGAACAGGAGGAGATTTAAATGTTGATGAAATACATGAAGTTATCCCATTTACTGAAGAATGTGGCGTTTGGCATCCTCAAGAAGGAGTTTTTAATGGACATTTTAAGCCGACTGAGGCAGATAAGATAAATAGAATTGGTCAGCTTAGACATGGGGTAATTAAAGTTATTGAAAACCCAAAATTTTCTCCAGATGTGATGAGAAAATACACAATTGCTGATATGATTACTGGTTATGGCGTGGCTGAAGCTGCAAGGCATTATTACGAAATTTATGGAGGTAGTATTGTTGGGAAAAAAGCAGTAGTGCAAGGATTTGGAAATGTTGGTTCAGCTGCAGCTTTTTATCTGGCAGATATGGGAGCAAAAGTAGTTGGTATTATCGACAGAGAAGGTGGTGTTATAAATGAAGATGGGTTTACTTTTGAAGAAATAAGAGAATTATTTTTAGCTAAAAAAGGAAACCAACTAATTTCCACAAATATGATTTCTTTTGATGAAATTAATAATCGTATTTGGAACATTAAATCGGAAATATTTGCTCCATGTGCAGCTTCAAGATTGGTTACTAAAAAACAAATTGACAGTATGATTGAATCTGGATTGGAAGTCATTTCTTGTGGCGCAAATGTACCTTTTGCTGATAAAGAAATTTTCTTTGGTCCGATAATGGAAGCAACTGATAATAAAGTTAGTTTAATTCCTGATTTTATCTCAAATTGTGGAATGGCTCGAGTGTTTGCTTATTTTATGGAGAAAAAAGTTCAAATAACAGATGAAGCAATTTTTGCTGATACTTCTGAGATTATTAGAAAAGCAATACAAAACATTCATAATAAAAATAAAAGTAAAGTAAATCTTAGCGCAACTGCTTTTGAAATAGCTTTACAACAATTAGTACAATAAAAAAGTCTTTTTTTCGTTAATAACTATGTGTATTACTATTTTAATTAGATTTCATAAGTCATGTTACAAATAGTAATTTAGACAAATTAATTAAATATTTTTTTTATGAGTTTATTTCTTCAAGCAGATACATTATCTGTTGCACAAGATGCTTTAGGCGATCCAGCACCTGTTGAAAAAACATTATCAATTTGGGAATTGTTAACCAGTGGAGGATTGGCTGGTCAAATTGTCATAATTGCTTTATTTGTAATGTTGTTTTTTGCAATATATCTTTATTTAGAAAGGTTAATGGCGGTAAGTGCAGCATCAAAAATTGATAATAATTTCATGTTGCAAATTAAAGATCATATTTCAAATGGAAGATTAGATTCTGCAAAGATGCTTTGTGCTTCTACTAATTCACCAGTTGCAAGATTAATTCAAAAAGGGATTTCAAGAATTGGAAATCGTTTAGAAGACATAAATACAGCGATTGAAAATGCTGGGAAATTAGAGGTTTACAAGCTCGAAAAAAATGTTAGTATGCTTGCAACTATCTCAGGAGCAGGACCAATGACTGGTTTTCTTGGAACAGTTGTTGGTATGATTATGGCATTTCATAAAATGGCAAGTGGTGGAGGACAAATTGAAGTAGGAGCTTTAGCTGAAGGAATTTATACAGCAATGACAACTACAGTTGTAGGTCTTATTGTTGGATTGGTTGCATATATGGGTTATAATCATTTGGTTGTTAGAACTGATAAAGTAGTGAACCAAATGGAGTTAAATGCTGTTGAGTTTTTAGACTTACTAAACGAAAGAAAGTAATATGAATTTAAGAGGAAGAAATAAAGTTAGCCCAGAGTTTAACATGTCTTCAATGACGGATATTGTATTCCTTTTATTGATATTTTTCATGTTAACTTCAACTATGGTAACTACTAATGCATTAGATTTAGTTTTACCAAAGGCAAAAGGTAAAACAGACAGTAATAAAAGTGTTTCTATTAGTATTGATAAAGACTTGAAATTTTATTTAGATAAAACTTTAATAGAAGAATCTTCAGTAGAAGCTCAATTATTAGCTGCAATAGGAACTGATAAAGAAAAACCTGTGATTTTAAGAGCTGAAGAAGGTGTGCCAATTGAAAAAGCAGTTTATGTTATGGATATTGCTAATAGAAATCAATTAAAAATTGTTTTAGCTGTTAGACCTAAATAATTTAAATCATGAAATATTTAGAAACTCCAGAAGAAAAAAAATCATTCACTATCACTACTATAATTTTTGTGATATTGTTTTTGTTGTTCTTTTTTTTCGGATTAACGTATATGGATCCGCCACCAGAAAATGGAATAGCAATTAATTTTGGAACTTCTAATGTTGGTCAAGGTGAAGTACAGCCAGAACAACCGGTTCAATCAGCGCCGAAACCTGAAGTGGCTCAACCTCAAAAAGCCGTTGAAGAAGATATTGCGACTCAAGAAACAACTGATGCACCAGTTATAAAAAAAGCAGAAGTAAAAAAGCCAGTTAAAGAAATAAAAGAACCTGTAAAACCAAAACCAACACCTTCAAAAACAACTACTAGTGCTTTAGAAAGTTTAATTAATGGACCTAAAACTGATGGTGTAAAAGCAGGTCATGGTAACGATGGAATTCCAGGTGATAAAGGAGATCCAAATGGTGATAGATATGCCAATAGTTTTTATGGAAGTGGAACAGGTAATGGTTCAGGAAATGGCACAAGTTGGGGTTTGAATGGTAGAAAATTAAGTTCGCCAGCCAAAGAAGTTCAGGATTGTAATGAAGAAGGAAGAGTAGTTGTTCAAGTAACAGTGAATCGAAGTGGAAATGTTATTAAAGCAGAGAGAGCTCAAGGTACCACTAATACCAATCCTTGTCTTGTAAATCCTGCGCTTTCAGCAGCTAGGAAATTTAAATGGCAATCAGATAGTAATGCACCAGAAACACAAGTTGGATTTATCGTGATTAATTTCAAATTGGGAGAATAAATTTTTCTTATGATGAATTATCAAGAAACCATAGATTGGATGTTTCATCAGTTGCCAATGTATCAAACACAAGGTGCATCAGCATTTAGAAAGGACCTCAAAAACACACTTCTTTTATCAAATTTTCTTAACAATCCAGAAAAGAAATTAAAATGTATTCATGTGGCTGGAACCAATGGCAAAGGTTCTACGTCACATTTTTTAGCTTCAATTTTACAAGAAGCTGGATATAAAGTTGGGTTATTTACATCTCCACATTTAAAAGATTTTAGAGAGAGAATCAAAATTAATGGAAAAGAAATTTCAAAAGATTTTGTAGTTAATTTTATAAATACAAATAAACTTTTTTTTGAAGAAAATAATTTAAGTTTTTTTGAAATGACTGTTGGTCTTGCCTTTGACTACTTTGAAAAAGAAAAAACAGACATAAATATTATAGAAGTTGGCCTAGGCGGAAGATTAGACTCAACAAATATAATTACCCCATTAGTTTCTGTAATCACGAATATTGGTTTTGATCATACCCAGTTTTTAGGAAATACTATAGAATCTATTGCTTTTGAAAAGGCTGGGATAATTAAAAACAATATTCCAGTAGTAATTGGAGAATATACAAAAGAAACTAAAAAAGTTTTTTTAGATAAATCTTTTGAATGTAATTCACAAATATTTTTTGCTTCAGATTTAATAGTGAATACATATCCTTCTTCATTATTAGGAGATTATCAAGAAAAAAATATTAAAACTGTTATTCAAACCATTGATGTTTTAAATGCGGAGTATGGTTTTGGAGTTTCAGTTGATGAAATAAAAAAAGGCCTTATAAACGTTGTTACAAACACTGGATTAAAAGGGAGATGGCAAATTTTGAATAATTCTCCTTTTACGGTTTGTGATACTGCTCATAACATTGATGGGTTTAAAATTATCTTAAAACAAATTCAGAAACATGACTTTGTTAATTTACATATGGTTTTAGGATTTGTAAGTGACAAAAGTATTGATGATATATTATCAATTTTACCAAAAAATGCAAAATATTATTTTTGCAGACCAAATAATTTAAGAAGTTTAGATGAAAATATTTTAATGACTAAATCGCTTTCTTATGGGCTTAAAGGTGATGTATACAATTCTGTTACAAATGCTTATCATGAAGCTATAAATTCAGCTTTAAAAAGCGACTTTATATATGTAGGGGGAAGTAATTTTGTGGTTGCAGAAATAATTTAAAAAAACACAATAAAAGTTTGTAGAATTAAAAAACTAGCTTATATTTGCACTCGCAATAAGGGCGATTAGCTCAGTTGGTTCAGAGCATCTCGTTTACACCGAGAGGGTCGGGGGTTCGAATCCCTCATCGCCCACAAAAAAACTCCTCAAATTTTTGAGGAGTTTTTTTATTATAAATATTCTAGAGTTCGTTCTAATGCCATGCCTCTTGAGCCTTTAATCAAAATTGATCTATTTTCTGTTTTCTTAGCTTTTAAATAGTTTCCAAATTCATCAAATGACGCAAAGAAATTTAAATCAGGGTTAGAAATCTTATTAGAATAAAAATCTTTTCCTATCAAATAAGTTTCAATTTTTTTGTCTTGAAGGTAATTTACAATCGTTTTATGTTCATTTAAACTTTCTGAACCTAGTTCATACATATCTCCAATAACAATAAGCTTATTACTTTTATTAATTTGAATAAAATTATCTAAAGCAACTTTCATACTACTTGGATTTGCATTATAGGCATCAAGGATTATTTCATTAGTTCCTTTTTTTATTAATTGAGAGCGATTGTTTTCTGGAATATAACTTTCAATAGCTGCTTTAATATCCATTAAAGCTACTTTAAAATAAGTTCCAATAAGTATTGATGCATTTATATTATTCGCATTATAAAGCCCTATTAAGTTTGATTTAATAACGGTGTCTGATGTTTTTATTTCAACAAATGGATTTGCAGAAACTGATTCTATGAATAAATCAGCATTTCTGTCTGTTTTGCTAAAATTAATTTTTTTACTGTATGCTAATGTTTTATTTTTTTGAATCTCATCGTCCGAATTAATAAAAACTAGCTTGTTGTTTTCAAATAGATAGTTATACATTTCGCTTTTACCTTTTATTACTCCTTCAACACCACCAAAACCTTCTAAATGTGCTTTTCCAAAATTTGTAATATATCCAGAGTCTGGTTGAGCTATGGTGCATAAAAATTCAATTTCTTTTTGATGATTTGCACCCATTTCAACAATCCCTATTTCAGTTTCTTTTGTGAAAGAAAGTAAGGTCAAAGGAACACCTATATGATTGTTAAGGTTTCCAACAGTTGCTTTTGTGTTGAATTTTTTAGAAAGAACTACGTTAATTAGCTCTTTAGTTGTTGTTTTACCATTGCTTCCAGTTAATGCAATTATTGGTGTTTTTAAATAATTCCTGTGAAATGTAGATAATTCTTGAAGTGTTTTAAGAACATTTTCAACAAGTATTGTTCTTTCTTTTATAAAATAATTTGGATTGTCAATTACTACGTATTTAGCACCTTTCTCTATCGCTTCTTTGGTAAATGTATTTGCGTCAAATTTATCTCCTTTCAGAGCAAAAAACATAGAGTTTTTTTCAATTTTACGTGTGTCAGTAGAAAATGATTGACACTCCAAAAAAAGATTGTGTATTTTGTTAATTTCCATTTCTGATTCTTATATACAATAAAAGCCCTAAATAGGGCTTTTATTAATTATTTTGAAAAAATATTATCTTTTATTTCTAGCAGATTTTTTCTTGTCTGCTTTTGGTCCAACTCTAGACATTGCACATCTAAATCCAATATAGTCTGTCGCCATATCTTGAGGGAAATATCTTCTTTGTGCAGGATCTAACCAATATGCTCTATCTCTCCAAGAACCACCTTTGTAAACTCTTACATCGTCATTAACCAATGTAGTTCTCTTGTTTGATTTATCATATTTTCTAATCATTGTTCCAAGACTATCAACAGAAACATTGTGTTTTGGTGAATCATACATTCTTTGATTGTCTTTTAGGTTACCTTTTTCGTCACCTTCTTCAGAAGTTCCAAATTTGAAATATCTAGATGATTGTTTGTCACCATCTCTATAATTTCTATTGTCTGATTTGTCAAAATTTTGTCTTAAATATGTTTCGTTTTCGTCAACTGGTACTTGAGCAATCTCTCCAGGGAAGTTTCTTGCTACAATTTTACCATTTGGTAAGGTGTCAAATTTTTGAGTTTCAGCAGTTACTAGCTCAACTTTTCCATCTTCACCAATTTTATTTTTCATGTATATATTACCTCTGTAGTAATTGAAATCATTAGCTTCATCATCTACAATTGGTCTATAAACATCAGCAACCCATTCAGCAACGTTACCTGCCATGTCATATAATCCAAAATCATTTGGAGGATAAGATTTTACTTTGTTAGTAATATCAGCACCATCATCTGACCAACCTGCAATTCCACCGTAATCTCCTTTTCCTTGTTTAAAGTTTGCTAATTGATCTCCTTTAACTTGTCTTTTTCCAGAACGAGTATAACTTCCTGACCAAGGATATTTCTTTTGTCCTTTGTATATGTTGTATTCTCTTTGTCCAACATCTGCTGCTGCTGCATATTCCCATTCTGCTTCAGTAGGGAGTCTGTAATCTGGTAAAATTAATCCTGATGTTCTTTGAGCATAAACGTTTTTAGGACTATTTCCTTGAGTGTTAGTGCCTCCAGCTGCTGGAGCTGCGCCAGAACTTCCTTTTTTACCAGAACTTTTTTGACCTCTTTGTAAAACT
The window above is part of the Flavobacterium sp. PMTSA4 genome. Proteins encoded here:
- a CDS encoding Glu/Leu/Phe/Val dehydrogenase dimerization domain-containing protein, yielding MKDLLQQFENKQPEIVFNWKDSETEAEGWTVINSLRGGAAGGGTRMRKGLDMNEVLSLAKTMEVKFSVSGPAIGGAKSGINFDPSDPRKKGVLQRWYHAVSPLLKSYYGTGGDLNVDEIHEVIPFTEECGVWHPQEGVFNGHFKPTEADKINRIGQLRHGVIKVIENPKFSPDVMRKYTIADMITGYGVAEAARHYYEIYGGSIVGKKAVVQGFGNVGSAAAFYLADMGAKVVGIIDREGGVINEDGFTFEEIRELFLAKKGNQLISTNMISFDEINNRIWNIKSEIFAPCAASRLVTKKQIDSMIESGLEVISCGANVPFADKEIFFGPIMEATDNKVSLIPDFISNCGMARVFAYFMEKKVQITDEAIFADTSEIIRKAIQNIHNKNKSKVNLSATAFEIALQQLVQ
- a CDS encoding MotA/TolQ/ExbB proton channel family protein, translated to MSLFLQADTLSVAQDALGDPAPVEKTLSIWELLTSGGLAGQIVIIALFVMLFFAIYLYLERLMAVSAASKIDNNFMLQIKDHISNGRLDSAKMLCASTNSPVARLIQKGISRIGNRLEDINTAIENAGKLEVYKLEKNVSMLATISGAGPMTGFLGTVVGMIMAFHKMASGGGQIEVGALAEGIYTAMTTTVVGLIVGLVAYMGYNHLVVRTDKVVNQMELNAVEFLDLLNERK
- a CDS encoding ExbD/TolR family protein, coding for MNLRGRNKVSPEFNMSSMTDIVFLLLIFFMLTSTMVTTNALDLVLPKAKGKTDSNKSVSISIDKDLKFYLDKTLIEESSVEAQLLAAIGTDKEKPVILRAEEGVPIEKAVYVMDIANRNQLKIVLAVRPK
- a CDS encoding energy transducer TonB encodes the protein MKYLETPEEKKSFTITTIIFVILFLLFFFFGLTYMDPPPENGIAINFGTSNVGQGEVQPEQPVQSAPKPEVAQPQKAVEEDIATQETTDAPVIKKAEVKKPVKEIKEPVKPKPTPSKTTTSALESLINGPKTDGVKAGHGNDGIPGDKGDPNGDRYANSFYGSGTGNGSGNGTSWGLNGRKLSSPAKEVQDCNEEGRVVVQVTVNRSGNVIKAERAQGTTNTNPCLVNPALSAARKFKWQSDSNAPETQVGFIVINFKLGE
- a CDS encoding bifunctional folylpolyglutamate synthase/dihydrofolate synthase translates to MNYQETIDWMFHQLPMYQTQGASAFRKDLKNTLLLSNFLNNPEKKLKCIHVAGTNGKGSTSHFLASILQEAGYKVGLFTSPHLKDFRERIKINGKEISKDFVVNFINTNKLFFEENNLSFFEMTVGLAFDYFEKEKTDINIIEVGLGGRLDSTNIITPLVSVITNIGFDHTQFLGNTIESIAFEKAGIIKNNIPVVIGEYTKETKKVFLDKSFECNSQIFFASDLIVNTYPSSLLGDYQEKNIKTVIQTIDVLNAEYGFGVSVDEIKKGLINVVTNTGLKGRWQILNNSPFTVCDTAHNIDGFKIILKQIQKHDFVNLHMVLGFVSDKSIDDILSILPKNAKYYFCRPNNLRSLDENILMTKSLSYGLKGDVYNSVTNAYHEAINSALKSDFIYVGGSNFVVAEII
- a CDS encoding UDP-N-acetylmuramoyl-tripeptide--D-alanyl-D-alanine ligase — protein: MEINKIHNLFLECQSFSTDTRKIEKNSMFFALKGDKFDANTFTKEAIEKGAKYVVIDNPNYFIKERTILVENVLKTLQELSTFHRNYLKTPIIALTGSNGKTTTKELINVVLSKKFNTKATVGNLNNHIGVPLTLLSFTKETEIGIVEMGANHQKEIEFLCTIAQPDSGYITNFGKAHLEGFGGVEGVIKGKSEMYNYLFENNKLVFINSDDEIQKNKTLAYSKKINFSKTDRNADLFIESVSANPFVEIKTSDTVIKSNLIGLYNANNINASILIGTYFKVALMDIKAAIESYIPENNRSQLIKKGTNEIILDAYNANPSSMKVALDNFIQINKSNKLIVIGDMYELGSESLNEHKTIVNYLQDKKIETYLIGKDFYSNKISNPDLNFFASFDEFGNYLKAKKTENRSILIKGSRGMALERTLEYL
- the gldJ gene encoding gliding motility lipoprotein GldJ, whose protein sequence is MKHVKIMNIRLLLLAILSLCITSCSKKSSSKGGSQATGWKINDKKGGFQYASKFKKQATGPGLVLVEGGTFTMGKVQDDVMHDWNNTPNQQHVMSFYMDETEVTNMMYMEYLDWLKRVFPPDQENYRNIYEGASPDTLVWRNRLGYNETMTNNYLRHPAYAEYPVVGVNWIQATEFAKWRTDRVNEKILEDQRYLKKDAKVTDVTGEKVFSTEAYLASPSTAMGGDSELVLQRGQKSSGKKGSSGAAPAAGGTNTQGNSPKNVYAQRTSGLILPDYRLPTEAEWEYAAAADVGQREYNIYKGQKKYPWSGSYTRSGKRQVKGDQLANFKQGKGDYGGIAGWSDDGADITNKVKSYPPNDFGLYDMAGNVAEWVADVYRPIVDDEANDFNYYRGNIYMKNKIGEDGKVELVTAETQKFDTLPNGKIVARNFPGEIAQVPVDENETYLRQNFDKSDNRNYRDGDKQSSRYFKFGTSEEGDEKGNLKDNQRMYDSPKHNVSVDSLGTMIRKYDKSNKRTTLVNDDVRVYKGGSWRDRAYWLDPAQRRYFPQDMATDYIGFRCAMSRVGPKADKKKSARNKR